A window of the Schistosoma mansoni, WGS project CABG00000000 data, supercontig 0177, strain Puerto Rico, whole genome shotgun sequence genome harbors these coding sequences:
- a CDS encoding programmed cell death, putative, protein MAKRGQTVFSGDGGAASGEESAGEMIWPPPSFDKSQKCPLVQHGRKKRFHSASFSHSGTNGLTIDGVPSDLHTLTAALHKVQLSGSRLPYGKNSKKSRDGRKLPSKRGGKHDDPTDILDEIELDPEDPDFDSDEDTPVTFDEFQPTLADDVFEKTFFSLMNEFFIHGKTQEVIDVLSDMNLAAHQRRRLPYLAITLAIQHRQTQCELTSELLSDMCGKVLNQAHIQQGFQLVFSEIGDLIIDVPKVPEYIGRFIARAVTDDILPPKFIELQRNILSQVSPSSSPLQTETVKSENANTVSTTSNDSNSQNTIRFGTRNFSDSSSGGSVSVDTSTSSGIGSASSLITVNMSRPDLALQALNRAESILTLRHAYARLDNIWGVPAGPKATKMLVKKIKRLLKSFIDSNDVDEATAALLELDAPHFRHELVFQAIIMAIEISTEDARERVIRLLKELCASVVLTVDQLTLGVKRVYAELPDLQIDVPAAYTLMELFMNGAIKAGFIPRKLANEFTTKPRKRFISETDSIYRTNSSKPW, encoded by the exons ATGGCCAAAAGAGGGCAAACTGTTTTCTCTGGTGATGGAGGTGCTGCAAGCGGCGAAGAGTCAGCAGGGGAAATGATCTGGCCGCCACCGTCGTTTGATAAATCCCAGAAATGCCCCTTAGTGCAACATGGAAGAAAGAAACGCTTCCACTCTGCCTCGTTCAGCCATTCTGGTACAAACGGTCTCACAATTGATGGGGTTCCTTCTGACTTGCATACATTAACGGCTGCACTGCACAAAGTTCAGCTCTCTGGTAGTCGTTTGCCTTATGGTAAGAATAGCAAAAAGTCACGAGATGGGCGCAAATTACCTAGCAAAC GTGGTGGAAAGCATGACGATCCTACTGACATTTTGGATGAGATCGAACTGGACCCTGAGGATCCTGACTTTGATTCTGATGAGGAT ACACCTGTTACGTTTGATGAGTTTCAACCAACTCTGGCTGATGATGTATTTGAAAAGACTTTCTTCTCATTGATGAACGAGTTTTTCATACATGGCAAAACTCAGGAGGTTATT GATGTTCTTTCGGATATGAACCTTGCGGCACATCAACGTCGTCGACTTCCATACTTGGCGATTACCCTAGCCATTCAACATCGACAAACACAGTGCGAGCTAACATCAGAACTGCTATCAGACATGTGCGGCAAAGTCCTCAATCAAGCTCACATTCAACAGGGATTCCAACTTGTTTTCAGTGAAATTGGTGATCTCATCATTGATGTCCCCAAAGTGCCTGAG TATATCGGGCGTTTTATAGCAAGAGCAGTTACAGATGATATCCTCCCTCCCAAATTTATCGAGCTGCAGAGAAATATTCTATCTCAGGTTTCACCTAGTAGCAGTCCTCTTCAAACTGAGACAGTCAAGTCGGAAAACGCTAACACAGTCTCTACTACTTCAAATGATTCCAACTCACAAAACACAATTCGATTTGGTACTCGCAACTTTAGTGACAGCAGTTCTGGTGGCTCAGTCTCTGTGGATACTTCTACTAGCAGTGGTATTGGCTCTGCATCAAGCTTGATAACCGTTAATATGTCCCGTCCAGACCTAGCTCTTCAGGCTCTGAACAGAGCTGAAAGTATTCTAACTTTAAGACATGCCTATGCTAGATTGGATAACATATGGGGTGTACCCGCTGGCCCAAAAGCTACAAAAATGCTAGTGAAAAAAATCAAAAGATTACTCAAGTCATTCATTGACTCAAATGATGTTGACGAAGCTACTGCAGCATTGTTAGAATTAGATGCCCCTCATTTTCGTCATGAACTTGTTTTTCAG GCAATCATAATGGCTATAGAAATAAGCACAGAGGATGCGCGTGAACGTGTTATTCGTTTGCTGAAGGAATTATGTGCTTCAGTTGTTTTGACAGTCGACCAGTTAACTCTGGGTGTCAAACGTGTTTATGCTGAATTACCAGACTTACAAATAGATGTACCTGCTGCCTACACGTTAATGGAATTATTTATGAACGGTGCCATTAAGGCTGGTTTTATACCAAGAAAGCTAGCTAACGAATTTACTACTAA ACCTCGTAAACGTTTCATCTCAGAGACTGATTCAATTTATAGAACTAATAGTTCAAAACCCTGGTGA
- a CDS encoding programmed cell death, putative, whose translation MAKRGQTVFSGDGGAASGEESAGEMIWPPPSFDKSQKCPLVQHGRKKRFHSASFSHSGTNGLTIDGVPSDLHTLTAALHKVQLSGSRLPYGGGKHDDPTDILDEIELDPEDPDFDSDEDTPVTFDEFQPTLADDVFEKTFFSLMNEFFIHGKTQEVIDVLSDMNLAAHQRRRLPYLAITLAIQHRQTQCELTSELLSDMCGKVLNQAHIQQGFQLVFSEIGDLIIDVPKVPEYIGRFIARAVTDDILPPKFIELQRNILSQVSPSSSPLQTETVKSENANTVSTTSNDSNSQNTIRFGTRNFSDSSSGGSVSVDTSTSSGIGSASSLITVNMSRPDLALQALNRAESILTLRHAYARLDNIWGVPAGPKATKMLVKKIKRLLKSFIDSNDVDEATAALLELDAPHFRHELVFQAIIMAIEISTEDARERVIRLLKELCASVVLTVDQLTLGVKRVYAELPDLQIDVPAAYTLMELFMNGAIKAGFIPRKLANEFTTKPRKRFISETDSIYRTNSSKPW comes from the exons ATGGCCAAAAGAGGGCAAACTGTTTTCTCTGGTGATGGAGGTGCTGCAAGCGGCGAAGAGTCAGCAGGGGAAATGATCTGGCCGCCACCGTCGTTTGATAAATCCCAGAAATGCCCCTTAGTGCAACATGGAAGAAAGAAACGCTTCCACTCTGCCTCGTTCAGCCATTCTGGTACAAACGGTCTCACAATTGATGGGGTTCCTTCTGACTTGCATACATTAACGGCTGCACTGCACAAAGTTCAGCTCTCTGGTAGTCGTTTGCCTTATG GTGGTGGAAAGCATGACGATCCTACTGACATTTTGGATGAGATCGAACTGGACCCTGAGGATCCTGACTTTGATTCTGATGAGGAT ACACCTGTTACGTTTGATGAGTTTCAACCAACTCTGGCTGATGATGTATTTGAAAAGACTTTCTTCTCATTGATGAACGAGTTTTTCATACATGGCAAAACTCAGGAGGTTATT GATGTTCTTTCGGATATGAACCTTGCGGCACATCAACGTCGTCGACTTCCATACTTGGCGATTACCCTAGCCATTCAACATCGACAAACACAGTGCGAGCTAACATCAGAACTGCTATCAGACATGTGCGGCAAAGTCCTCAATCAAGCTCACATTCAACAGGGATTCCAACTTGTTTTCAGTGAAATTGGTGATCTCATCATTGATGTCCCCAAAGTGCCTGAG TATATCGGGCGTTTTATAGCAAGAGCAGTTACAGATGATATCCTCCCTCCCAAATTTATCGAGCTGCAGAGAAATATTCTATCTCAGGTTTCACCTAGTAGCAGTCCTCTTCAAACTGAGACAGTCAAGTCGGAAAACGCTAACACAGTCTCTACTACTTCAAATGATTCCAACTCACAAAACACAATTCGATTTGGTACTCGCAACTTTAGTGACAGCAGTTCTGGTGGCTCAGTCTCTGTGGATACTTCTACTAGCAGTGGTATTGGCTCTGCATCAAGCTTGATAACCGTTAATATGTCCCGTCCAGACCTAGCTCTTCAGGCTCTGAACAGAGCTGAAAGTATTCTAACTTTAAGACATGCCTATGCTAGATTGGATAACATATGGGGTGTACCCGCTGGCCCAAAAGCTACAAAAATGCTAGTGAAAAAAATCAAAAGATTACTCAAGTCATTCATTGACTCAAATGATGTTGACGAAGCTACTGCAGCATTGTTAGAATTAGATGCCCCTCATTTTCGTCATGAACTTGTTTTTCAG GCAATCATAATGGCTATAGAAATAAGCACAGAGGATGCGCGTGAACGTGTTATTCGTTTGCTGAAGGAATTATGTGCTTCAGTTGTTTTGACAGTCGACCAGTTAACTCTGGGTGTCAAACGTGTTTATGCTGAATTACCAGACTTACAAATAGATGTACCTGCTGCCTACACGTTAATGGAATTATTTATGAACGGTGCCATTAAGGCTGGTTTTATACCAAGAAAGCTAGCTAACGAATTTACTACTAA ACCTCGTAAACGTTTCATCTCAGAGACTGATTCAATTTATAGAACTAATAGTTCAAAACCCTGGTGA